The following coding sequences lie in one bacterium genomic window:
- a CDS encoding tyrosine-type recombinase/integrase: MAKPNVNGLPQHLRKDAKGYFLDYFVEAGGEKKRKRVRLGQIPAAQAKLILAKHMQEIVTGKFLAEGKPEATFFEVADSFLGYSQARRKTYENDIQMVDRLKAYFGDRALKTFTADLVEGFLNHRRKVGNQAPGKNRTGKPLSNSTLNRDLAILKCILNRAVLNGLMEKNPIQRVRAFKEVSRDRTLSPEEYQAFLSKCNPRVAAIVQLAYWTGMRKGEILGLRWDQVDFQHKVITLEAADTKTQEKREVPLTEMLVDLLKQTPKTLGSPYVFTYKGLRMDDIKTAFINARREAGIENFRFHDLRHCAVTNLRKAGVNDSVIMSISGHKTYAMFKRYNRIDRKDREDAFKQVERFNDTNMTPKGELRSSL; this comes from the coding sequence ATGGCTAAACCTAATGTCAACGGATTGCCCCAACATCTCCGCAAGGACGCGAAGGGGTATTTCCTAGATTACTTTGTTGAAGCAGGAGGAGAGAAGAAGCGCAAAAGGGTCCGATTGGGACAGATTCCGGCGGCCCAGGCTAAGTTGATCCTTGCCAAGCACATGCAGGAGATCGTGACGGGCAAGTTCCTGGCCGAAGGCAAACCGGAAGCGACTTTTTTCGAGGTAGCGGATTCGTTTCTGGGGTATTCGCAGGCAAGACGGAAGACCTACGAGAACGACATCCAAATGGTGGATCGGCTCAAGGCTTATTTTGGTGATAGGGCCTTGAAGACCTTCACCGCGGACCTCGTGGAAGGCTTTTTGAACCATCGGCGGAAGGTCGGTAATCAGGCTCCAGGTAAGAACCGAACGGGGAAGCCGCTGTCGAACAGCACCTTGAACCGGGACCTGGCGATCCTGAAGTGCATCCTGAATCGGGCCGTCTTGAACGGCTTGATGGAGAAGAACCCGATCCAAAGGGTGCGGGCCTTCAAAGAAGTATCCCGTGACCGCACTTTGTCGCCTGAGGAATACCAGGCGTTTTTATCGAAGTGCAACCCCCGGGTGGCCGCCATCGTCCAGTTGGCTTATTGGACGGGGATGCGCAAAGGGGAGATTCTTGGCTTAAGGTGGGACCAGGTGGACTTCCAGCATAAGGTCATTACCTTGGAAGCCGCCGACACCAAGACCCAGGAAAAAAGGGAAGTGCCTTTGACGGAGATGCTGGTGGATCTCCTGAAACAGACGCCGAAGACCCTTGGAAGCCCTTACGTCTTTACCTATAAGGGCCTGCGCATGGATGATATCAAGACCGCTTTCATCAACGCGCGGCGTGAAGCGGGGATCGAGAACTTCAGGTTCCACGACCTCCGGCATTGCGCGGTGACGAATTTGAGGAAGGCGGGAGTGAACGACTCGGTTATCATGTCCATATCGGGCCATAAGACCTATGCCATGTTCAAACGGTACAACCGGATCGACCGGAAGGACCGGGAGGACGCCTTTAAACAGGTGGAAAGGTTCAATGACACGAATATGACACCGAAGGGCGAGTTGAGAAGCTCACTGTGA
- a CDS encoding ATP-grasp fold amidoligase family protein encodes MSVHPLPRSFPTHLLLFLPQFFGWHGRLPRDPRHPGAGFEDFVAAQVLDPALPRKGPYVDKEDAKGLARTLAPGIRTAKTLAILSLTPGTGLKDLERFLGPFLGRKCVVKPTHASGTVLLLDRLRPGDLGRFFRVAKRDFFFISGERQYRDLPRKILVEESLAPSGSAPPPDYRFHCAKGVPFFGAVDEGRFMDLKEYHFTVPDFQPVFLQAQGNLPDRIPTRPLRFKEMLRLAAKLSKPFEYVRIDLYLTPRGIHFGEFTFTPMAGLFKFKDPDFSKWLLARALDPRKKVPLPGKWRVRVA; translated from the coding sequence TTGTCCGTCCATCCGCTCCCCCGGTCCTTCCCCACCCACCTTCTTCTTTTCCTTCCTCAATTCTTCGGATGGCACGGGCGTCTTCCGAGGGATCCCCGCCATCCCGGGGCCGGCTTTGAGGATTTCGTGGCGGCCCAGGTCCTGGACCCTGCTTTACCCCGGAAGGGGCCCTATGTGGATAAGGAAGACGCCAAAGGCTTGGCCCGGACCCTGGCCCCGGGGATCCGGACGGCCAAGACCCTGGCGATCCTGTCCCTCACGCCCGGCACCGGGCTCAAGGACCTGGAGAGGTTCCTAGGCCCTTTCCTGGGACGGAAATGCGTGGTCAAACCCACTCATGCCTCGGGCACCGTCCTACTCCTGGACCGCCTCCGGCCCGGGGACCTGGGAAGGTTCTTCCGCGTCGCGAAACGTGATTTTTTCTTTATAAGTGGCGAAAGACAATACCGGGACCTGCCCCGGAAGATCCTCGTGGAAGAATCCTTGGCGCCTTCGGGAAGCGCCCCGCCGCCCGACTACCGTTTCCATTGCGCGAAAGGGGTCCCCTTTTTCGGGGCGGTCGACGAAGGGCGGTTCATGGACCTGAAGGAATATCATTTCACCGTGCCGGATTTCCAGCCAGTGTTCCTCCAGGCCCAGGGGAACCTGCCGGATCGCATCCCCACCCGGCCCCTCCGCTTCAAGGAAATGCTCCGCCTGGCCGCGAAGCTCTCGAAGCCCTTCGAATATGTCCGCATCGATCTCTACCTGACGCCGCGGGGGATCCATTTCGGCGAGTTCACCTTCACGCCCATGGCCGGGCTCTTCAAGTTCAAGGATCCGGATTTCTCCAAGTGGCTACTGGCCCGGGCCCTGGACCCAAGGAAAAAGGTGCCGTTGCCGGGAAAATGGCGGGTTCGGGTCGCATGA
- a CDS encoding aldo/keto reductase: MGFLDGQEMGLGTWAWGKGVVWGFGKGYGEDDLRASYREALASGIRLFDTAEVYGEGESETFLGRFLKEAPAQDVRIATKFAPMPWRFRTSEMIQALKRSLGRLGLSSVDLYQMHWPSPPRSVKAWMEPLAQAVKEGLAKEVGVSNFSRSQMLRAQEALGAQGVPLASNQMQYSLVRRKQEFNGLLEECKRSGIRFIAYSPLGMGMLSGHYSPKNPPSGPRRLFYFGQLGKIQRLVEKLRAIGEAHGGRTVNQVALNWVLGKGALPIPGAKTAVQVKENAGALGWRLTEKEMAFLDEASKDFRL, encoded by the coding sequence ATGGGTTTCTTGGACGGGCAGGAAATGGGCTTGGGCACCTGGGCCTGGGGCAAGGGTGTGGTCTGGGGTTTCGGAAAGGGCTACGGGGAGGACGACCTGAGGGCTTCCTACCGGGAAGCGCTGGCTTCCGGCATCCGCCTCTTCGACACCGCCGAGGTCTATGGAGAAGGGGAATCGGAGACCTTCCTGGGCCGGTTCCTGAAGGAAGCCCCGGCCCAAGACGTCCGCATCGCCACCAAGTTCGCCCCCATGCCCTGGCGTTTCCGCACCTCTGAAATGATCCAAGCCCTCAAGAGGAGCCTCGGGCGGCTGGGCCTAAGCTCGGTCGATCTTTACCAGATGCACTGGCCGAGCCCCCCTCGGTCCGTCAAGGCCTGGATGGAGCCCCTGGCCCAGGCGGTCAAGGAAGGCTTGGCCAAAGAAGTGGGCGTCTCGAATTTTTCCCGTTCCCAAATGCTCCGGGCCCAGGAAGCCCTGGGGGCCCAGGGGGTTCCCCTCGCCTCCAACCAGATGCAATATTCCCTGGTCCGTCGCAAGCAGGAATTCAACGGTCTCCTGGAAGAATGCAAAAGGTCGGGTATCCGTTTCATCGCCTATAGCCCGCTGGGCATGGGTATGCTCTCGGGCCATTACAGCCCCAAGAACCCGCCCTCGGGTCCCCGTCGCCTCTTCTATTTCGGTCAACTGGGAAAGATCCAAAGGTTGGTGGAAAAACTCCGGGCCATCGGGGAAGCCCATGGCGGCAGGACCGTCAACCAGGTCGCCTTGAACTGGGTCCTGGGCAAGGGTGCCCTCCCCATTCCCGGGGCCAAGACCGCGGTCCAGGTGAAGGAGAACGCCGGAGCCCTGGGTTGGCGCCTGACGGAAAAGGAAATGGCCTTTTTGGACGAGGCCTCGAAGGATTTCAGGCTTTAG